The Brassica napus cultivar Da-Ae chromosome C1, Da-Ae, whole genome shotgun sequence DNA segment CTTATATTGGTCAAAAGGAGCAGCCACATGATAAACGTTCCAGTGGCAAGAAGATAGCAAGCACCATTTTCACACCCTCTCGTGATGAATCTACTAACGATGATAACGTAACATTTCGTTATAAGGGTATAACACGAGCCATTGACGTTTCTCACACCGCGAATGTTGTGTCTAATGATGAGGAAGAAGGTCAAATTCTTGGTGCACTGCAAGATATGGATATGGGAGAGGCGGCTATCATTGTAGCCCCACAACAAGAAGCATGGATGGAATGTGATGGTCAATCTGATGATTTACTTGGAGAGGAGTTAAATGAACTGGAAATGGTGCCCTCTTCTCATCAAGTTGATCAGGGTTCAACGGAGGCTGTCAAAAAGACCAGTGGTAAACGATCAACCTCAAGTAAAGGTACTTCACGTTCTAGAGTTCCACACGGCCTACCCAGCAAAAAGGCTGAGTTCTTCTGTCGGGGATCTCCAAGGAAGCGCAATGCTATTTCCATTGGTTTACCTCCTTATGGGGAAACAGACGAACATGGTCAACCACGTCCCAGTAGTTCgaagaaagctaaagcaagTTCGCGGCATAGTAGGGGTTTGGAGGGGCCTCAAAAACCTCCTGATTTCATCCATGAAGAcactcagttggaactgtcgagggattgggaacgacctcacagttcaacgccttacggagatgtgtcagaagcatcgcccAAGACTTATGTTTCTTTCTGAGACGAAAAATAGGAGGCTgctgttgcaaaacattcaggccGACTTAGGATTAGATCATTTGTTTACTTTTGAGCCACTTGGATGCAGCAgaggtttagctttattttttatgaatgagtttcaagttaatgttttattttcgaataatcgtatgattgacattgaggcagtcattgatggaataaaagtctaTATGACGTTTGTTTTATGGGGATCATGTACTAGAGAGACGAGATcaagtttgggaacgtcttacgcgtttctcaacaacGAGATCTGGACCTTGGTTTATGATAGAAGATTTAAATGAAATTACAGGTCACAATGAAAAAGAGGGGGGAAGACAACGTCCTGATAgttcatttttttccttttaagcaGATGCATAATGATTGTGGGATGTTAGAGTTTCCTTTCACGGGGGACATGCTCTCATGGGTAGGGAAGAAAGCAGGCGGAACAACTGTTCGATGTCGCCTGGATAGAGCAGTAGGAAATCCGGATTGGCATGAGAAGTTTCTCCACTCGACTGTCAAGTATATGAGGTTATGGGGATCGGACCATCGTCCGATTTTTGCAGATATACTCATCAAGCCAATGAggaaatcaaaaaaaattcaagtttgaTAAAAGATGGCTAGATAACGAGGAGCTAAGGCAGGTCATTCTTGAGGGATGAAAATCTCCTGATCTTCCTCCCAATGCGAATATCATGGAACATATTTCTAGTTGCCGAAAAGCTTTAAGCGAATGGAGGAGACAGCATAATGTTAACTCGGCAAGATTGGTGGAGGTGCTTAAAGAAAAAGTGGAGGGTCTGTATGCAGATGACAATGCTACAGCTGAGGAAATTGCAGCAGCGTTGAAGGAACTTTCCGATGCTCTTAAGGCAGAAGAAATGTTCTGGAAACAGAAGACTCGAGTGTTTTGGCTGAGAGAAGGagacaaaaatacaaaatttttccATGCCTTAACTAAGCAAAGAAGAGCGAGGAATAAAATTGCGCAGCTCCAAGATGCAACTAGAAATatagttgaggatgaagaaggattagtagccattgctactagctaCTTTAGACAGATCTTCGAGTCGTCTAACCCAGAGGACATTGAAGAGGCACTAGCTCAAGTTCCTACGACGATCACTGGGGTAATGAACGACAACCTTACGACTCCGGTCTCCGAATGAGAGGTCAAATTATCACTTTTTGCTATGCATTCAGACAAGGCCCCTGGACCAGATGGGATGACAGCGCTTTTCTACCATAAATTCTGGGATATTGTAAAGCATGAGTTAACtcttatggttaataaattcCTTTTTGAAGGGACGTTGGCGAATGGActgaatgatacaaatatatgtctcATCCCAAAGACGGCCAAACCTAATGATATGGCTCAATTTAGACCCATTAGTTTGTGTAATGTCTGCTATAAGATAATCTCCAAGGTCTTATGCCAAAGATTAAAGAAAGTGCTACCAGGTTTGATTTCGGAAGCCCGGTCAGCTTTTGTTGCTGGAAGACAGATTTCAGACAACATTATGATTGCCCAAGAAATGTTCCACGCTCTGAGGACTAAACCAAGTGGACGCAGTAAAAGGATGGCCATTAAGACGGACATGAGCAAAACATATGACAGGATGGAATGGTCGTTCATTGAAGTTGTCATGCGTAAGATGGGTTTTTCAGAAACATGGATCAGCTGGATAATGCGATGCATTACGTCGGTGAAATATAAGGTACTTATGAATGGACAGCCAAGAGGAAATATTGTTCCTGGTAGAGGCCTACGCCAAGGAGAtcatttgtctcctttcatttttattctatgcacgaaagcgctcgctagccttcttaatcatgcagagaatcaagggaagataacggggatgtGTGTCACACGCGCGTGTCTTtcggtatcccaccttctctttgctgatgatagccttttcttctgtaaggagccccgtgaatgtgaagaagtaatgaaagtagtcaggacaTATGGTAAAGCATCTGGTCAAtgtattaattttgataaatcttccctactctttggtaagaggatTAATACAACTACTAGGTAAGAGATTAAAGATGCACTTGGAATACATAATGATGGTGGGATGGAAAAGTACTTGGGAATCCCAGAGGATATTAGTGGTTCCAAATGCAATTTTTTTGCATTTCTAAAGGATAACCTGATGCATAGAGTAAATGGATGGACAGGTAGATGGCTCtcaaaaggggggggggggaaggaGGGAATGATCAAATCCATTTTACTCGCTCTTCCGACATACGTTATGTCGACGTTTCTACTCCCATTGGAGATTTGTGAAAACCTCGCCAGCACCattgcacaattttggtggagttcgAATCCACCAAAAAGAGAAATACACTGGGAGAAATGGGAAAAGGTTTGTCTACCAAAAGAGAAGGGTGGGATTGGCTTCCGTTTGATTCATGAGTTTAATCTGGCTCTATTGGCAAAGCAATTATGGAGATTAGTTCAATACCCTGATTCACTGGTTGCCCGAGTCTTGAGGGGCAGATATTATGGAATGACCTCGCCATTAAGACCAACCTCTATAAGTAGTCCATCATATTTGTGGACAAGCATTTCTGCCGCAAGGAAGCTTTTGCTTTTGGGGATCAGACAAAAGATTCATTCTTGTTATGAAGTTAAGGTGTGTGAGGATCTGTGGATTCCAACGACACCTGCTAGACCAGCTATACCTGTAGCGCCTGTGATGCATCTGAATATGAGAGTTAGTGACCTCATTAATCAGGAATCGAAGGAATGGGACGTAGGGCTACTAGAGGATTATGTCCATCCTGATGACATGCCACTCATCCGTAGTATGACCATAAGCTCTACTCATCGTCGTGATACTTTCTGTTGGAACTACACGACGAATGGCCAATACACAGTGAAATCTGGATACTGGGTTGCTCAAAATCTGCTGAAtccagaagaggaaaaggaaataCTGGAACCAAGTATCATtaaacttcaagcctttgcttggaagttgaAAGCGCCAAGGAAGATgtgccatcttatatggcaattgataACGGGTCAGGTGGCAGTAACGACGAATCTAGTAAAGCGGAATATGAGGTGCGATAATtattgcccaagatgtggagaaaTAGAAGAATCTGTAACTCATGCAATATTTGAATGCCCTCAAGCTCTCCAAGTATGGTCCTTATCAGTAACTCTTACAAGCCCAGGTACATTTCCAGTGTCAAGCGTCTACACAAACATGGACTATCTATTATGGAGGAAGAATGATATCTTAGAACCAGGCCAAGacagggatccttatccctggatagtatggtatatttggaaggctcgTAATGATAAACTCTTCAGGGGAATAGACAGAGACCCTTTGGAACTAGTTCGGTACGCAGAAAGTGAATGTCAAGCATGGTTTAACGCAAATGAGATGATACCACCAGTAGTACAGGCCAGCAATAATGATGAAAACCAAGTCTTAAGCTCGGGTAATATTTGCatgttagatggatcttggacagcttCTGATCgatttagtggatgtggatgggtctAGATGGATAGTGGGGAGAACATACAACTTATGGGAACTCGGAATTTCACTCGATATGAATCAGCATTGCATTCGGAGGTAGAAGCactgcgatgggcgatggagaatatgcttcaacactcgccatgccagagctttggaacagactgcaaggagctgattgcaatgataaaggaACCCCAGGAGTGGCCAAGCTTCGCAACAGAATTAGAGAAGATAAAGACGCTGAAGATTTGTTTCCCGGACTTCAAGATCACCCATGTGCCACGAGTGCGCAACcggttttctgattttttagctaagaatGCTATGACCTTTCGTACGAAGTtatttttcattggttgttctattccggtctggttacccagaccacctcaagcttgagtaatagaatggccgttcgacgtcagaaaaaaaaaaaaaagaagagtaaggaataagtaaaaaaaaatttaagagaaTAGATGTCAAGAACAGTAACAACAGCATGTGTAGAGATGGCAAAAGAAGAACCTGCCCGCGGGTCGGGCCCGTGTGAACTTGCTTTGGGTCGGGATTGGGTTCTAAGACACAGGCCCGAATTTGAAGCGGGCCTCACGGGTAAGGCTTGTGCGGTATTGGACCAGACGCGGGATTGGCTCGATGAGTACCGCGGGACGCGCGGGGCTCCGCCAAAGACGATCTCTTCCAGTTCGAACGGTGATAGAAATGGTGATTGGTCATCTCCGCCAAACACTGTTCTCCGCAATTCCACCATCCACGACTTCTATGGCTTCCCTGATCCCATGTAcaaggtctctctctcttcctcttttttCTTACCAGAACCCTAACTTTTGTCTCACCCAGAATCTAGATGAATTAGGTTTTATCCTAAGCCATACCCAccgttgaagaaacacatcaattTTCAATCTGTGGTCAATTATATCAAAAAAGTTTCAATCTATGTGGTCATTTTTGAAACTTGCAGCTGAAATATGAAGCACCTGGAGCTATTGAATTGGGGAAGAGGGTAAAAGAATTGTTAATGGGAGAAGGAGGAATGAAACGTGTTGATGAAGATAAAAACAGAGGACTGGATCATGGAGGTTGGGTTCCTCTTATGCTGATGTATCCAGAGGTGGACATACCTGTTTGCCAGCTCTCTGTTCAATCATCTCAAAGTGGGATTTACCATTACAACATGGGCAAAGCATTGGCTCCACTTAAAGACAAAGGTGTTCTTATCATTGGATCAGGAAGTGCCACTCACAACTTGAGGAAGCTTGACTTTAATATAACTAATGGCTCAGCTGTTCCTTGGGCTTTAGCGTTTGATCATTGGCTCAGAGATTCTCTTCTTCAAGGAAGGTATAAACTAcagttacaaatttttatttatatatatatttcttggtTAGCGTTACAAGAATCATTGATTGTACGTATTATGTGTGTTATAGAGCAAACCTCTGCTATGTTTACAGGGCAGCTGGGAAACAGGAGAGCATAAGACAGACTGCTGGATCATGTTTGGTCCGTCCTGCTCGTTTTAACCAAAGAAAAAGACAGTTATGTGCAACAATGTCTTAATGTCCTGATCATATAAACTCAATTGATTTTAgtcatatattttctaaaactttttCTTTATAATGATATGTGATGAGTGGGAGATTGTATTATGATCAAGGAGGAGAACAATATGAGAATGCAAAGGACACTTCACACTTGCATTCCGATCTATAAGGTAAAGGACCTCAGGTTAGTTTctgttctatttatttattatgtcgTCTCCATTGCTTATGATAAGAGCTGATAGAATTTAGATACTTGGTTACTAGTACATAGATCTCTTTGTttcttgtgttgttgtgttgttgtgttcttATAGCTGATAGAATTTAGGTAATAGGTTACTAGTACATAgatctttttgtttcttgtgttgttgtgttgttgtgttcttATAGCTGATAGAATTTAGGTAATAGGTTACTAGTACTTGATCGTCTATGCGTGGATGGTTGCTTGTTCTTGATCGTCTCTTACATATGGTTGCTTGCTCTTGATTGTTTAGTTTGATAGTTTGATAAGACTTGAGTATGAGACTTGATCTTTACGTATGATAGTTTagataataaaaatttcttataaTGGTTGAGTCTCTGACCAATGAGAAATAAGAGAATAATTgctacaatttttaaaattgcataaaaatataaacagaaCCCTAAAATATTGACACGACTCACGACTACTACTCACgacctaagaaaaaaaaacgacgcagaaacctaaactctaactctaacgaagaagagagaaagagatgacaGATGATGGTTCAAGTTTCGATCCAAATTTCACACCGTTGAATACAATGGATTTAGAGAGCCAGCGAGTCCTTGGAGTTATTTTGGCAGCTGATGAGGCTGATGATGGTTCATCTGATGGAGcaaaaaagaagcaaagaaagaagagaaggctTAGTGAAGCtgctgatgatgaagatgatagtGATGTTGAAATCACTCCTCCACCAACCCAAGCTACTACTCTGCGCAAACAAGCCACCTGCGGAACCGTGCGAGCCTTgaaatcaaagaaaccaatgTTACAGTCTACTCTAGACGGTGGCATTGGATCGTCTTCGTCTCCTAAGGCGAGTAAaaggaaaaccaaaaccaaatctatTCATTTTACCAtccttgggggggggggggggagggaaAGCTCCAGGCCGACACAAGGTAATGgtaaaaataagaagaagattcaagagGAGCAGCTTGATTCGGAAGGTGAATTTGAAGAGGACGAGATGGAGAACGAGATGGAGAACAAGAAGGAGGGTAGGCAGTGGTCTGATGTATGGCCCCATTTTACTAAGATTCAAAATTCCAATGGTGAGCAGAAAGCTAAATGCAATTATTGTAAGAATGACTATGCATGGACTTCCCACGGGCATGGAACAAGTGGTTTGAGAAGGCATCGTGACAGATGCAAACTCTTTCCAAGGAATCTCCGAACAAAAAAACTCGATGCTGAAGCCAAATTAGTAAGTGGCAAGTATGATCATGTTGTGTTCAAGCAGCTGGTAACCAAGACTATAATCCAGCATGACCTACCTTACTCATATGTTGAGTATGAGCAAGTCAGAGAAACTTGGAAGCACTTGAATCCTGACGTCAAATTCTTTTGTCGGAACACAACTAAAGCAGAGGTCTATCGGTTTTATGAAAACGAGAGAGAGACATTGAAGAGGGAATTGGCTAGTCTTCCAGGAAGAGTAAGCTTCACTTCTGATTTGTGGTCATCACTGAAACGGGAGGGTTATATGTGTCTGACAGCACATTACATTGACCGAAATTGGAGGCTGAACAGTAAAATACTGACTTTTTGTGCTCTCCCACCGCCTCACACAGGTATGAATGTTGCTTTAAAGCTTCTTAAATCTGTGGAAGAGTGGGGAgtagagaaaaaaatgttttctctcACATTAGACAATGCTACAAGTAATGATTCGATGCAAGATATAGTGAAAACTCAGGTGCTTTTGAGCAATGATTTGTTATGTGGAGGTGAGTTTTTTCACGTCAGATGTGCAGCTCACATACTCAACCTCATTGTGCAAGATGGTTTGAAGGTTATTAAAGACTCTTTGCACAAAATTAGAGAGAGTGTTAAGTATGTAACAGCGTCAGAGACGCGTGAGATGACGTTTGCAAAATGCGTGGATGCTGCTGGTATAAAGGAGAATGCTGGTTTGATAATGGATGTGCAGACAAGATGGAATTCGACATTCTATATGTTTGAAAGAGCCCTTCCGTACCGTGAAGCGTTTGTTAAGTTGGAGATATATGATAGGAGAAACTATAAGGTTTTGCCTACAGCTACAGAATGGAGTAGAGCTGCGAAAATATGTGTTTTCTTGGAGCCTTTTGCTAAGATTACTAGTTTGATGTCAGGTTTGAAATACCCAACATCGAACTTGTATTTCTATCAGGTATGGAAGATCCATAATTGGCTGCAGATAAATGAGGAAAGCGATGATGAGATTATCCGAGAGATGGTGATACCGATGAAAGAGAAGTTTGATAAGTACTGGGAAGAAGTCAGTGATCTTTTTGCAATGACAGCTGTCTTTGATCCACGCTTGAAGCTTCCAGTTGTAGAATATTGTTTAGGGAGACTTGACATGAGTACACGTGATGCGAAAATGAAGAACTTGCGTTTGAAGCTGGAAACTTTGTTTCAATCATACGACAAAAAATCAAAGTCAACATCACCTTCTGCAGAGCCTCGCGAGATGGATCAACAAAATGTTTGTGGAGGACCGAAAGGAACATTTGAGAACTATGGTGTAAGTCTCctgtttcgtttttttttaaattacttatGAACCTGCGGTAGATATAGATAGCTTTGAAAGTTTTGATAttccatcaaattttttttaaaattttttttaaacactacaGGATTTTTTTGCGTTTCGCAAAAGTAGTGTTGCTGCGAGTGGAAAGACAGCTCTCCAAGCTTATTTGGATGAACCTGCGCTAGATATGGATAGCTTTGAAAGTTTGGATATTCTCGACTGGTGGAAAGATAATACTCACAGGTTTGGTGATTTGCCAGCAATGGCTTGTGATCTGCTTAGCATTCCGATCACAACAGTGGCTTCAGAATCCTCCTTGAGCATCGGTTCGAGAGTTCTGAACAAATACAGGAGCCGTCTACTTCCCAAAAATGTGCAGGCTCTGATATGTAGTAGGAATTGGCTAAAAGGATTCAAAGCTTATGAACATGGTAAATTATTcactttgttatatattttagggtGTCATGTTCTTTAAATCTAATTAACttcgatttttaatatttacagaAGATGAAATGgatggtgaagaagagatagttgaagttgaagaagaagaaacttgatttttattttgatctggtgtttttattttattcgcATTATGGATTTTGTGGCGCTCTTTTTTCCTTGtcgggttttgtcccaatgggttttcccgATAAGGTTTTTACCGAGGCCACGTTACATTGCTTGAATTTTGTTTGGGTGTTCATTTACATTACTTGGATTTGATTACTTAGATTTGGCGTTGTTACTTAATGTCATTCTTATGCATACACATCAATGCATACGCATCAAAGTTTATTTCTGTTTTAGTTTCTTGTTGATACTACATGCCATTCAACAAAGGAGACAAACTATTAAGTTTTCTTATATCGTTTGAAAACACAAGTATTAAGTTGCTTGAACTAAACTATTTTGTTGCTTCTGTCTTTTAATAGGTttgacttcttcttttttttaacaacttaATAAGTTTGACTTCTAAGTTGTTATAATGCTCGTTAAGTTGAACTGAAGTATGAACACAAGAATAATGTTTGTACAAGGAACTTGCATTCAAataaaaactttgaaatgaGGACTCGTTATGTTAAGTAATC contains these protein-coding regions:
- the LOC106350814 gene encoding extradiol ring-cleavage dioxygenase-like, with the protein product MAKEEPARGSGPCELALGRDWVLRHRPEFEAGLTGKACAVLDQTRDWLDEYRGTRGAPPKTISSSSNGDRNGDWSSPPNTVLRNSTIHDFYGFPDPMYKLKYEAPGAIELGKRVKELLMGEGGMKRVDEDKNRGLDHGGWVPLMLMYPEVDIPVCQLSVQSSQSGIYHYNMGKALAPLKDKGVLIIGSGSATHNLRKLDFNITNGSAVPWALAFDHWLRDSLLQGRAAGKQESIRQTAGSCLVRPARFNQRKRQLCATMS